CAGCGTCCGGTAGTGGCAGGACAGCGCCAGTTCCAGGCCGCCGCCCATGACCGCGCCGTTGACGAAACCGAACGTCGGAATCGAAGACTCGGTGAGGCGGCGGAACACGTCGTGCCCGGTCTGGGCGATCTCGCGCGCCAGCTCCGGGTCGCTCACGGACTCGACGCCCGAGAGGTCGGCGCCGACGGCGAAGATGAACGGCTTGCCGGTGACGGCGATCGCGGCCGGCCCGGCCTCGAACGCGACGTCCAGCGCGGCGTTCAGCGACACCAGGCCCTGCGGGCCGAAGGTGTTCGGCCGGGTGTGGTCGTGGCCGTTGTCGAGCGTGATCAGCGCGACGGGCTTCTCGAGCCCGGGCACCTTGACCAGGCGGGTCTTCGCTTCGGTGACGACCTCGTCCGGGAACGCGGCCTTCGCGGCTTCAGCGGTGAAAGTCATTACTTCGCCCCCTCGAACGCCGGGTTCTCCCAGATCACGGTGCCGCCCATGCCGATGCCGATGCACATCGTCGTCATGCCGTACCGCACGTCGGGCCGCTCGGCGAACTGGCGCGCCAGCTGCGTCATGAGCCGGACGCCGGACGACGCCAGCGGGTGGCCGCAGGCGATCGCGCCGCCCCACTGGTTCACGCGCGGGTCTTCGTCGTCGATGCCGAAGTGGTCGAGGAAGGCCAGCACCTGCACGGCGAAGGCCTCGTTGATCTCGAACAGGCCGATGTCGTCGATGGAGAGACCGGTGCGCTTGAAGAGCTTCTCGGTGGCCGGCACCGGGCCGATGCCCATGACCTCCGGCTCGACGCCGGCGAAGGAGTAGCCGACCAGCCGCATGGCGACGGGCAGGCCCAGCTCGCGGGCGGTCTCCTCGTCGGCGAGGATCGACGCGGTCGCGCCATCGTTGAGGCCCGCGGCGTTGCCCGCGGTGATCCGGCCGAACGGGCGGAACGGCGTCTTCAGGCCGGCGAGGGTCTCGAGCGTGGTGCCGGGGCGCGGCGGCTCGTCCTCGGTGGCCAGGCCCCAGCCGAGTTCCTTCGAACGGGTGGCGACCGGGACCAGCTCGGGGCCGATCTTGCCGGTCTTGACGGCCTCGGCGTAGCGCTCCTGGCTGCGCGCGGCGTAGGCGTCGGTGCGCTGCTTGGTGATCGCGGGGAACCGGTCGTGCAGGTTCTCGGCGGTCTGGCCCATGACGAGCGCGGTCGGGTCGACGAGCTTGTCGGCGATGATCCGCGGGTTCGGGTCGACGCCCTCGCCCATCGGGTGGCGGCCCATGTGCTCGACGCCACCGGCGATGGCGATGTCGTAGGCGCCGAAGCCGATGCCGGACGCGGCGGTCGTGACGGCCGTCATGGCGCCGGCGCACATGCGGTCGATGGCGAAGCCGGGCACCGACTTGGGCAGCCCGGCCAGCAGCGCGGCCGTGCGGCCGATGGTCAGGCCCTGGTCGCCCGTCTGGGTGGTGGCGGCGATGGCCACCTCGTCGACGCGCTCGGGCGGCAGTTCGGGGTGCCGCCGCAGCAGCTCGCGAATGGCGTTGACGACGAGGTCGTCGGCGCGGGTCCCGGCGTACATGCCCTTGTCGCCGGCCTTGCCGAAGGGGGTGCGGACCCCCTCGACGAAGGCGACATTGCGCACGCCTCGCGCGGTCGGCGCGAGCGGCGTTGCTGGTGCGGCCACGAATGCTCCATGAAGTAGACGTTGTTAGCCGCACGATAGCCCTTGTTACCCACCGGTAACCAGTGGTGTGGCCCGGTCGAGTGGGCTACGGCACACTCTGGGGCTTGAGGGTCCCGCCTTTGACGAGCCAGGCGACGCCGAACGCCTCCACCGCGATGGCCTCCAGCCACAGGGCCGGGTGCAGCTCCGGGATGAGGCCGAGGAACTTGGCCAGGGCGATCAGCACGAGGCAGGCGAGGATCGCGCCACCGCAGGTGCGGTAGAGCGCGCCGAACTTCTCCGGCTGCTCGCCGTCGTGGGGGAAGAGGCGGAGGCAGAAATAGGCGAGGGAGAGGAAGAACACGGCGGCGAAGACGAGGTGCAGGACGCCGGAGGTCCGGTCCCAGGCCGTCACGTCGTGGTCCGGCGTGGTGGGGAACAGCGCGAGGCCGATCGCCCCGAGACCGGCGACGCTGCTCGCGACGTTGTCGACGCGGTCGTGGCCGTAGTAGGCGAGCAGGAACACCCCGGCCGCGCACATCGCGCCGACCAGGACGTCCCGCAGGTCGGTGTAGTAGTAGCCGCTGAGCGAGCCGATGAGGTCGCCGCCCTGGACCAGCTGCTTGCCGAGGATGAGGGCGAACGGCAGGGCGAGCCCGATGAGCCCGATGGCGCGCCGCAGGAACAGGTACGAGTGGACGAGGGTGGTCTGCGGGGATGTGGTCGCCGTGGTCATGGCCGCCTCCGGGGGTTCACTGAGGTGAATCGGCCTGGAGATGCCCACGGGTGAGGCTTGTTACCGCGGAGTTGTCCAGATCCTCAGCTGATCGTTACGCAGCTCGGCGAAGGCGCCGTCGCGGTGGGCGGTGGGGCGGAATCCCGGGGCGAAGCCGATGCGGGCACCTTCGGCGGGGTCCCAGACCTCGAAGCCCGCCTCGGCGGCGACGTACAGCAGACCGCCGTGGGCCCACATCCGCCCGGCAGTGAGATCGCGCCCTCAGTGTCGACCGGCGGCGAAAACCATTTACCGCGCGCCGAGGTGGGCCAGCCAGCCGCCCTTCGCCGAGATGTCCTCCGAGCCTTCCGTAGCTGCCGGTTCGCACAGGAAGCCGGATACCGACCGGCCGTCCGCCAGTTCCAGCTTCCCGATCGCCAGCGGGGCCGGGATCCCGGCCACGAACTCGCCGAAACCCCGCGGCGGCAGCTCCCAGACCTCCGCGGCCACCGACACACCGCCGGACGCGACCCGCACCAGTCCCGGCTTCGGCGGCACGGTGTCCAGCGCGTACAACCGGTACGCAGGCGCCGTCGAAACCTCGGACACGAACCGGCCGCCGCGGGAGGTCAGCTCGTGGTTCAGCGGCTGACCCCGCAGATGTGCGCCGACCACCACGATCGGGACCCTTTCACTCCGCAGTCCCGCCAAGGCGGCCAGCTTCAGGTCGTCGTGCGGGGCACCGAGGAACATCACGCCGAACGGGCGCCCGGCCACCGTGCCCGCGGGAACCGCCAACGCCGACAGCCCGAACAGGTTGGTCGAGTTGGTGAACCGGCCCAGGCGTGCGTTGACCGCGACCGGGTCCGCCGCGACCTCCGCCAGAGTCGGGTGCTCGGTCGTCGTCGGGACCAGGAGCGCGTCGACGCCGGCGAGTGCGGCGAGTGCTTCCGCCCGCAGGTCCCTCAGCGTCTCCTGGTCGGCGAACAGCCGGTGCGCCCGGATGTCCCGGGCGGGGCTGATGATCGACCGCACGATCGGGTCGACGGCGTCCGGGCGGGCGTCGATGAACTCGCCGACCGCGGTGTACCGCTCGGCGACGAACGCGCCGCCGTACAACAGCCGGGCCGCCTCCAGGAACGCCGAAATGTCCACAGTGGTCACTTCGGCGCCTGTCGTGGCGTAGTCCGACACCGCGGCTTCGAACGCCTCGGCCCAGCCGGGCGCCAGCGGGCCCAGCTGGTCCGGGGACGGCACGCCGAGCCGGAAGCGTCCCGTGTGGACCTGGGCGGGTTCGGCGAGGCAGGTCAGCGCGAACGACGCCTCCTCGACCGTCCGCGCGAACAGCGACACGCAGTCGATGCTCGCGCACGCGGGGACGACGCCCTCGGTCGGCAGGAGGCCCGGTGTCGGCTTGAGCCCGACGATCCCGTTGAACGCCGCCGGCACCCGGCCCGAGCCCGCGGTGTCCGTCCCCAGCGCCAGATCGACGATGCCCAGCGCGACCGCCACCGCCGATCCCGAGCTGGATCCGCCGGAGACGTAAGCCGGGTCCACGGCGTTGCGGACCGCGCCGTACGGGCTGCGCGTCCCGACCAGGCCGGTCGCGAACTGGTCCAGGTTCGTCGTGCCGAGCACCAGCGCCCCGGCCGCCCGCAGCCGGGCGACGACCGGCGCGTCGGTCTCCGGCTTGTACGCGTACGCCGGGCAGGCCGCCGTCGTCGGCAGGCCCGCGACGTCGATGTTGCCCTTGACCGCCACAAGCTTGCCGTAGAGCGGCAAGCCGCGTTCCTCCAGCGCGGCGGCCTCGGCCAGGACGTCGGCTTCCGGCCGGAGGTCGATCCAGATCTCCGGCCGGTCCACCTGCTCGATGCGCCGGTAGGCGGCCCGCACCCGCTCCTCGATCGCGGTCATCCCAGCACCACCAGCGGGGTGCCGGGCGCGACCTGGTCGCCGGGGGACACGAGCACTTCGACCACCTCACCGCCGGCCGGCGCGGGGATCCGCGCCTCCGTCTTCATCGCCTCCAAGGTCACCAGCGACTGCGCATTTTCGACGCGCTCGCCCGCCGTGACGTCCACCCGCCACACCGTCGCCGCGAACGGCGCCTCCACGACGTGCCCGCCCGGGGGCGCCTCGACCCGCGCCGGCGGCCGGGTGACCGGCTCCGGCTTCGGGTCGAACTCGCCCGCCGCGGCCCACGCCTGCCGTTCCGCCTCGAACGCCGCCGCCTGCGTCGCCCGGAATCCGGCGATGCTCCCGGCGTTGTCCGCGAGGAACTTCTGGTAGTCCGCCAGCGCGAAAGACCCCTCGGTGGTGTCAAGTTCCAGCTTCCCGGACGCGCTTTGGGCCCGCAGGTCCAGGAGTTCTTCGGCCGACACCGGGTACCAGGAGATCCGGTCGAAGAACCGCAGTGCCCACGGCTGGTCGCCGCCGCGCCAGCTGTTCCACACCTGGACGGTCCGGCCGACGAACTGGTAGCCGCCCGGCCCTTCCATGCCGTAGATGCAGAGGTAGGCGCCGCCGATGCCGACGGAGTTCTCCGCGGTCCACGTCCGCGCCGGGTTGTACTTCGTCGTGACCAGCCGGTGGCGCGGGTCCAGCGGCGTCGCGACCGGCGCGCCGAGGTAGACGTCGCCGAGGCCCAGCACGAGGTATTCGGCGTCGAACACCGTCCGGTAGACGTCGTCCACACTGGACAGCCCGTTCACGCGCCGGATGAACTCGATGTTCCACGGGCACCACGGCGCGTCGTCGCGCACGCCGGTCATGTACCGCTCGATCGCCTCGCGCGTCGCGGGGTCGTCCCACGACAGCGGGAGCCGGACGCTGCGGCTCGGCACCACGAGGGCGTGTGTCGGCGGCAGGTCCCGCTCGAGCTCGCGGACCAGCCCGAGCGCCTTGCCGACCGGCAGCGAGTCCGGGTCGACGTGCACCTGCAGCGACCGGATGCCCGGTGTCAGGTCGACGATCCCCGGCACGCCCTCGGCGGCGAGCCGTTCCGCGAGCGCGTGCACCCGCATCCGCAGCGCCAGGTCGAGCTTCATCTCGCCGTACTCGACCAGCAGGTTGTCGTCCCCGCTGCGGCGGTAGGTGACCGACGGCTCACTGTCGGACTCGGGGTCGGCCTCGGGCAGCCGCGCCAGGACACCGCCGTCGTGGCGCGCGGTCCGGCTCGGCTCGATCGCCGACGCGGGCCGCGTCCGCAGTGCGGCCGCGTGGTCGGTGCCGATCGGCACGAACCGCACGGTGTCGCCCGGCCGCAGCTGCCCGAGCTTCCACCGCTCGCCGGTGGCGACCGTCGCCGGGCAGACGAACCCGCCCAGGCTCGGCCCGTCCGGGCCGAGCAGGATCGGCAGGTCGCCGGTGTAGTCGACGGCGCCGATCGCGTACGGCGTGTCGTGGATGTTCGACGGGTGCAGGCCCGCCTCGCCGCCGTCCGCCCGCGCCCACTTGGGCCGCGGCCCGACGAGCCGGACGCCGGTGCGCGCCGAGTTGAAGTGCACCTGCCAGTCGGTGGCGTAGAACGTGTCGACGTCTTCGGGGGTGAAGAACTCCGGTGCCGCGTGCGGTCCTTCGAGGGCGCCGACCGTCCAATGAGGATCGAAGGCCGGCCGGTCGGCTTCCGCGACCGGCCCCACGACCGGGTCCGCGGGGGCCGGTCCGGGCTGCAGGACGTCGCCCGCGGCGAGCGCGCGGCCGCCGTGGCCGCCGAACTTCCCCAGCGTGAAGGTCGCCGCGCTGCCGAGGAACTCCGGCACGTCGATGCCGCCGCGCACCAGGACGTAGTTGCGCAATCCGGCCGTGCAGGCCCGGACGTCGAGCGTCGCGCCCGCGGGGACTTCGACGGGTGTCCATGACGGAACCTCGGTGCCGTCGACGAGAACCGTCGTCGGCGCGCCGGTGACGCACACCTCGGTGGCGTGCGAGAACCGCAGCGTGACGCCGTCCACAGTGCACTCCAGGCCGGGCGCGCCTTCCGGGTTGCCCAGCGCGAGGTTGCCCAGTCGCAGCGAAAGGTCGTCCATCGGGCCGCTCGGCGGCACCCCGACGGGCCAGTAGCCGGTGCGGCCCGGCCAGTCCTGCACGGTCGTCATCGTCCCGCCGCGGACGACGTCGATCCGCGGTTCCGCGTCCTCGACTTCGTCCAAAGTGGACGTGTCGTGCGTCGCCGAGCCGAAGGCGGCGTCGGCGGCCGCGGCCCGCAGCTGCCCGAGGTTCGTCCGCACACCGTCGACCCGGGTCGAAGCGAGCGCTTCCCGCAGGTTCGCCAGGGCGTCTTCGCGGTCGGTGCCGGTGCAGATCACCTTGGCCAGCAACGGGTCGTAGTGCGTGGTGACGGTGGTCCCCGGCTCGACCCAGGTGTCGACGCGGGTGTCTCCGGGCAGCGTGACCCGGGTGACGAGCCCCGCGCTCGGCCGGTGCCCGGCGCTCGGGTCCTCGGCGTACACGCGTGCCTCGACGGCGTGCCCGCGGGCGACCGGCACCGCGCGGAACATCGCGCGGTCGCCCTGGGTGAGCCGCAGCATCCAGGCGACGAGGTCGACGCCGTAGACCGCCTCGGTGACCGGGTGCTCGACCTGCAACCGGGTGTTGACTTCAAGGAACGCCGCCTCGCCGCGCTCGGCGTCGTAGACATATTCGACGGTGCCGGCCGAGCGATACCGCACTGACGAGCACAGCGCGACGGAGGACTCAACCAGGTGCTTCCGGACGGCGTCGGGCAGGTCCGGTGCCGGGCACTCCTCGACGACCTTCTGGTTGCGCCGCTGCAGCGAGCAGTCGCGCGTGCCCAGGGCCAGGACCTCGCCCAGGCCGTCGCCGAACACCTGGACCTCGACGTGCCGCGCGCGGGTCACCAGCCGTTCGAGGAAGACGCCGGAACTGGCGAAGCTCTTGGCCGCGACGCTGCGCACGGTCTCCCATGCGGCGCGCAGCTCGTCCGGGGACGCGCACGCGCGCATCCCGATCCCGCCTCCGCCGCCGGTCGCCTTGAGCATCACCGGGTAGCCGATGCCTTCGGCGCGGGCCAGCGCTTCGTCCACATCGGACAGCAGGCCGGTGCCGGCCAGCAGCGGCACGCCGGCCGCGATCGCCGCTTCACGCGCGGTGTGCTTGCTGCCGAACACCTCCAGGTGTTCCGGGGACGGCCCGGCGAACGCGATCTTGGCGTCCTCGCAGGCCCGCGCGAACGCCGCGTCCTCCGAGAGGAAGCCGTAGCCGGGGTGGATCGCGTCGCAGCTCGTGTCGAGCGCGGCCTGGATGATCGCTTCGCCTCGCAGGTAGCTTTCCGCGGCGGGCGCCGGGCCGAGCCGGACGGCCCGGTCGGCGAGCCGCACGTGCGGGGCGAGGCGGTCGGCGTCGGAGTACACCGCGACGGTCTCGAGACCCAGTTCCTTGGCGCTGCGCAGGATCCGGACCGCGATCTCGCCGCGGTTGGCGACGAGCAGCCTCACTCGCCGCCTCCGGAGGAGGTGACGACCAGCCGCACCGGCGTCGGGTCGAAGCCGTTGCAGGGGTTGTTGATCTGCGGGCAGTTCGAGACGAGCACGAGCACGTCGGTCTCCGCGCGCAGCCGGACCTCCAGGCCCGGCGCGGAGATGCCGTCGACGATGCCGAGGGTGCCGTCCGCCTCGACCGGCACGTTCATGTACCAGTTGACGTTGCTGACCAGGTCGCGCTTGCCCAGGCCCCACTTGGCGCCCTCGATGAGGAAGTTCTCGACGCAGGCGTGCTGGTGACGGGTGTGCTGGCCGTAGCGGAGGCTGTTGGACTCCTTGCTGCACGCGCCGCCGAGCGTGTCGTGGCGCCCGCAGGTGTCGGCGACGACGGTCAGCAGCGGGGCGCCTTCCTGGGTGCGCAGCACGCTGCCCGTGGTCAGGAAGATGTTGCCCTGCGCGGCGATCGTCGCGGCCGCGCTGTAGCGCTTGGCGGTGTCGTTCGCGTCGTAGCAGAGGAAGTCGACGGCCTGGTTGCCGCCCAGGTCGACGATCGTCAGCTCCTGGCCCCGCTTCAGGACCGTGGAGAACGGCGCCCGCGCGGGGACGTCGTAGCTGATTTCCAGCCGGGACTCGTACGCCGTGCTCATGCGATCCCCCGGGCCGTGAGGTAGTCGGCGGTGTTCTCGAAGGCGCGCCGCGCCTCCGGACTGTGCGTCCATTCCGGACTGTCCGGTGTGGATGGACGGTCTCGCCAGGCGAGGACCTCCAGTTTGGTCACCGTGTAATCGGGCCGCGGGTCGACCGGGTGCGCCACGTTGGCCACCAGCACGATCGCCGGGATCTCGATCCGCAGGTCGACGGCCTTGCCCGCGCCCGCGGAGCCGGTGAACTCCAGCCCGCCTTCGGGCTGGACCCGCACGCCCTGGAAGAGCGACAGGCTCGGTGGCAGGTCGCGCGGCTCCAGGCCGTTCTTCGCCGCCGCCAAGGTGAACAGCGCGAGCCCGGCGGGGGAGGGGCCTTCGGGGGACCCGCTGCCGTGGCGCGCCGTATTTTCGTCCACAGTGGACGTTCCGCACAGGGCGTCGTGCCGCCCGCTGGAATCCGCGACGATCGTGGCCAGCACCCGCGCCTGGTCCGACAGCAGCGCCACCGACTCGCCGAGGTAGGCGTTCCACTGCACCTTGACCGTGTCGGCGACGTTCAGCCGTTCCCACGGCTGGTCGGCGTTGAACAGCAGCAGGTGCGCGCAGGCGTCGCCGTCGACGTCGGTCAGCCGCAGCCGCGTGCCCCGGGCCAGCACCTTGTGCGTGTACCCGCCGCCGGCCACGGTCTCGGCCCAGGTCAGCGCCTCGGGCGCGACCCCGGGCGGGGTTGACGGCCAAGTGCTCGCCGGGATCGACGGCATCGTGTCGACGACGGTGCCTGCCTGGGCGCGGGCGTGGTCGCGAGCGCCGTAGGTCGTCGCGGTGGTGCTCATGGCGTCCTCTCTGAGAGCGCGGGTTCGAGGGCGGGAGCGGGACGCAGCCGCAGCCAGCAGAGCCGGCCGATCACCAGCGCGCCGCCGACGAACTCTATCGGGAACAAGAGCATCCAGGGGGAGCCCGAACCGGAGAGATCGTAGATCTCCGCACGGGGCCAGGCGATGTTCACGATCATGCCGATTCCGTAGAGAACGACCGCCACGTTCACCGCGACGCCCCAGCGACCGAGGGAGAACCGGCCGGCCTCCGCGGGGAACCGCCCGCGCAGCCGGTTCACCAGCAGCGGGCCGGTGACCAGCAGGTACGCCAGGTAGACGACCACCACCGACGTCCCGGTGATCGTGCTGAACAGCGTCGGGTTGCCGACGTTGAGCAGCAGCAGCCCGATGGCCAGGGCACCGGACAGCAGCGCGGGTGCGACCGGCGTCCCCGTGCGCGGGCTCACCGACGAAAGTCGGGTGGACCCGGGAAGGGCGCCGTCGCGGGCCATCGCGTAGATCAGCCGGACGGTGCCGGTCTGGATGGTCAGGGTGCAGACCACGACGGCGACCGCGACGTCGGCGAGGAAGACCCGGCCGAGCGTGTCGCCGAAGACGGCGGTGATCACGTACGGCAGGCCGTGGCCGGCGAGCTGCCCGTCGGTGAGGCTCGGCGCGGCCATCAGCGCGGTGACGACCACCGCGAGGCCGCCGATCCCGGAGACGAGCACGGCCCGCAGCACCGCCCGCGGAGCCGCCCGGCGCGCGTCCTTCGTCTCCTCCGCGACCGATGCGGCGGTGTCGAAGCCGTAGAGGACGTACGCGGCCATAAGTGCCGAAGCGAGCACGCCCCCGATGCCGGCGCTCGTGCCCGGGGCGTCGTGCAGCACCACCTGCGGGCCCCGCACGGCGAACAGCCCGAGCCCGGTCACGAGCACCACGACGCCGACGAGTTCGGCCGCCACGCCGACGTCGTTGATCCGCGCCATCAGCCGGACCCCGCCGGCGTTCACCGCGGTGGTGAAGACGAGCAGCAGCGTGCCGAGCAGCACGGCGTTGGCCGCGCCCGAGGGCGACGTCACCGACGGGTCGCCGCCGACGAGCTGGAAGCCGTCCCACACCGATGGCAGTACGACCTGCAGCGCGATCGCGGCGGCCGCGAGGGCGACGATGCAGCCGAGGAGCATCATCCAGCCGGCCAGCCAGCCGAGGAACCCCTTCGACAGCTGTTTCGCCCACTGGTACACGGATCCGGCGAGCGGGTAGCGCGCGGCGAGCTCGGCGAACATCAGCGCGACGAGCAGCTGGCCGGCCAGGACGACGGGCCACGTCCAGAAGAAGAGCGGCCCGCCGAAGGTGTAGCCGAAGCCGAAGAGCTGGAAGACGGTGGTGAGGATGGAGACGAAGGAGAAGCCGGCGGCGAAGGCGGAGAACCCGCCCAGCGACCGGCGAAGCTCCTGGCGGTAACCGAAGGCGGCGAGTTCGTCGGGTGGGGTCATGCGCGCTCCTGACCTGGTTTCGATCGCTTGACAGAAATTAGGTCTTCACCGCGACGCGATGATCTCCGCCGTGTTAGGGGTCCGTTAACGGCGGCATCGACACGGTGTCAATGACGACATCCGGGCGTAACCGCACCTCCGTGCGCGTGTCGTGGCCGCGGACCTGGCAAGATCACATCCGTGGGCAAAGGGTCGGGAGTAGGCAGGCCGAGGGCGAGCGGAGCGGCGGCGAACCGCCCGGACGCGCGCCAGGCGGTGCTCGACGCGGCGGGTGAGCTGTTCACCGGAGCCGGGTACGCGGCCACGACGACCAGAGCGATCGCCGAACGCGCGGGACTGCGCCAGGCGTCGCTCTATTACCACTTCCCGGCGAAGGAAGACATCCTCGCGGCGCTGCTGGCCGAGACGGTCCGCCCGTCACTGGCCCTGGCGGCCCGGCTGGTGGCCGGCGAGGCCCCGGCGGCGGTCCGGCTGTGGGCGCTGGCGTACGCGGACATCGGCCTGCTCGGCGGAGCCCGCCACAACCTGGGCGCGCTGTACCTGCTGCCCGAGGTCGGCTCACCCAACCTGGCCCGCTTCCGCACGGAACGCGCGGAGCTGAAGGCGGCCTACGGCCGCCTGGTGGCGGCTTCGGGCGTGGCGCCGGACGCGGTGGCGATCCGGACGGACCTGGTGTTCGGGCTGGTGGAAAGCATCGCGGTGATCCGCCGCGACGACCCGGCTTTGGACGTCGAGGCCCACGTGCGGGAGGGGGCCGACGGGGTGGTCCGGCTGGTCGGGCTGGGTGAGCCGTCGGCGGAACTGCGCGCCGAGGCGCACGCCTTGCTGGCGACGCTCACCGACTGACCGGCCCCGAACCCCAAATGTGGCATTGGGTGCGTTGGACGCACCCAAT
This window of the Amycolatopsis balhimycina FH 1894 genome carries:
- a CDS encoding thiolase family protein — translated: MRNVAFVEGVRTPFGKAGDKGMYAGTRADDLVVNAIRELLRRHPELPPERVDEVAIAATTQTGDQGLTIGRTAALLAGLPKSVPGFAIDRMCAGAMTAVTTAASGIGFGAYDIAIAGGVEHMGRHPMGEGVDPNPRIIADKLVDPTALVMGQTAENLHDRFPAITKQRTDAYAARSQERYAEAVKTGKIGPELVPVATRSKELGWGLATEDEPPRPGTTLETLAGLKTPFRPFGRITAGNAAGLNDGATASILADEETARELGLPVAMRLVGYSFAGVEPEVMGIGPVPATEKLFKRTGLSIDDIGLFEINEAFAVQVLAFLDHFGIDDEDPRVNQWGGAIACGHPLASSGVRLMTQLARQFAERPDVRYGMTTMCIGIGMGGTVIWENPAFEGAK
- a CDS encoding DUF998 domain-containing protein produces the protein MTTATTSPQTTLVHSYLFLRRAIGLIGLALPFALILGKQLVQGGDLIGSLSGYYYTDLRDVLVGAMCAAGVFLLAYYGHDRVDNVASSVAGLGAIGLALFPTTPDHDVTAWDRTSGVLHLVFAAVFFLSLAYFCLRLFPHDGEQPEKFGALYRTCGGAILACLVLIALAKFLGLIPELHPALWLEAIAVEAFGVAWLVKGGTLKPQSVP
- a CDS encoding allophanate hydrolase, translating into MTAIEERVRAAYRRIEQVDRPEIWIDLRPEADVLAEAAALEERGLPLYGKLVAVKGNIDVAGLPTTAACPAYAYKPETDAPVVARLRAAGALVLGTTNLDQFATGLVGTRSPYGAVRNAVDPAYVSGGSSSGSAVAVALGIVDLALGTDTAGSGRVPAAFNGIVGLKPTPGLLPTEGVVPACASIDCVSLFARTVEEASFALTCLAEPAQVHTGRFRLGVPSPDQLGPLAPGWAEAFEAAVSDYATTGAEVTTVDISAFLEAARLLYGGAFVAERYTAVGEFIDARPDAVDPIVRSIISPARDIRAHRLFADQETLRDLRAEALAALAGVDALLVPTTTEHPTLAEVAADPVAVNARLGRFTNSTNLFGLSALAVPAGTVAGRPFGVMFLGAPHDDLKLAALAGLRSERVPIVVVGAHLRGQPLNHELTSRGGRFVSEVSTAPAYRLYALDTVPPKPGLVRVASGGVSVAAEVWELPPRGFGEFVAGIPAPLAIGKLELADGRSVSGFLCEPAATEGSEDISAKGGWLAHLGAR
- the uca gene encoding urea carboxylase — translated: MRLLVANRGEIAVRILRSAKELGLETVAVYSDADRLAPHVRLADRAVRLGPAPAAESYLRGEAIIQAALDTSCDAIHPGYGFLSEDAAFARACEDAKIAFAGPSPEHLEVFGSKHTAREAAIAAGVPLLAGTGLLSDVDEALARAEGIGYPVMLKATGGGGGIGMRACASPDELRAAWETVRSVAAKSFASSGVFLERLVTRARHVEVQVFGDGLGEVLALGTRDCSLQRRNQKVVEECPAPDLPDAVRKHLVESSVALCSSVRYRSAGTVEYVYDAERGEAAFLEVNTRLQVEHPVTEAVYGVDLVAWMLRLTQGDRAMFRAVPVARGHAVEARVYAEDPSAGHRPSAGLVTRVTLPGDTRVDTWVEPGTTVTTHYDPLLAKVICTGTDREDALANLREALASTRVDGVRTNLGQLRAAAADAAFGSATHDTSTLDEVEDAEPRIDVVRGGTMTTVQDWPGRTGYWPVGVPPSGPMDDLSLRLGNLALGNPEGAPGLECTVDGVTLRFSHATEVCVTGAPTTVLVDGTEVPSWTPVEVPAGATLDVRACTAGLRNYVLVRGGIDVPEFLGSAATFTLGKFGGHGGRALAAGDVLQPGPAPADPVVGPVAEADRPAFDPHWTVGALEGPHAAPEFFTPEDVDTFYATDWQVHFNSARTGVRLVGPRPKWARADGGEAGLHPSNIHDTPYAIGAVDYTGDLPILLGPDGPSLGGFVCPATVATGERWKLGQLRPGDTVRFVPIGTDHAAALRTRPASAIEPSRTARHDGGVLARLPEADPESDSEPSVTYRRSGDDNLLVEYGEMKLDLALRMRVHALAERLAAEGVPGIVDLTPGIRSLQVHVDPDSLPVGKALGLVRELERDLPPTHALVVPSRSVRLPLSWDDPATREAIERYMTGVRDDAPWCPWNIEFIRRVNGLSSVDDVYRTVFDAEYLVLGLGDVYLGAPVATPLDPRHRLVTTKYNPARTWTAENSVGIGGAYLCIYGMEGPGGYQFVGRTVQVWNSWRGGDQPWALRFFDRISWYPVSAEELLDLRAQSASGKLELDTTEGSFALADYQKFLADNAGSIAGFRATQAAAFEAERQAWAAAGEFDPKPEPVTRPPARVEAPPGGHVVEAPFAATVWRVDVTAGERVENAQSLVTLEAMKTEARIPAPAGGEVVEVLVSPGDQVAPGTPLVVLG
- a CDS encoding urea amidolyase associated protein UAAP2, whose product is MSTAYESRLEISYDVPARAPFSTVLKRGQELTIVDLGGNQAVDFLCYDANDTAKRYSAAATIAAQGNIFLTTGSVLRTQEGAPLLTVVADTCGRHDTLGGACSKESNSLRYGQHTRHQHACVENFLIEGAKWGLGKRDLVSNVNWYMNVPVEADGTLGIVDGISAPGLEVRLRAETDVLVLVSNCPQINNPCNGFDPTPVRLVVTSSGGGE
- a CDS encoding urea amidolyase associated protein UAAP1, producing the protein MSTTATTYGARDHARAQAGTVVDTMPSIPASTWPSTPPGVAPEALTWAETVAGGGYTHKVLARGTRLRLTDVDGDACAHLLLFNADQPWERLNVADTVKVQWNAYLGESVALLSDQARVLATIVADSSGRHDALCGTSTVDENTARHGSGSPEGPSPAGLALFTLAAAKNGLEPRDLPPSLSLFQGVRVQPEGGLEFTGSAGAGKAVDLRIEIPAIVLVANVAHPVDPRPDYTVTKLEVLAWRDRPSTPDSPEWTHSPEARRAFENTADYLTARGIA
- a CDS encoding amino acid permease codes for the protein MTPPDELAAFGYRQELRRSLGGFSAFAAGFSFVSILTTVFQLFGFGYTFGGPLFFWTWPVVLAGQLLVALMFAELAARYPLAGSVYQWAKQLSKGFLGWLAGWMMLLGCIVALAAAAIALQVVLPSVWDGFQLVGGDPSVTSPSGAANAVLLGTLLLVFTTAVNAGGVRLMARINDVGVAAELVGVVVLVTGLGLFAVRGPQVVLHDAPGTSAGIGGVLASALMAAYVLYGFDTAASVAEETKDARRAAPRAVLRAVLVSGIGGLAVVVTALMAAPSLTDGQLAGHGLPYVITAVFGDTLGRVFLADVAVAVVVCTLTIQTGTVRLIYAMARDGALPGSTRLSSVSPRTGTPVAPALLSGALAIGLLLLNVGNPTLFSTITGTSVVVVYLAYLLVTGPLLVNRLRGRFPAEAGRFSLGRWGVAVNVAVVLYGIGMIVNIAWPRAEIYDLSGSGSPWMLLFPIEFVGGALVIGRLCWLRLRPAPALEPALSERTP
- a CDS encoding TetR/AcrR family transcriptional regulator, with translation MGKGSGVGRPRASGAAANRPDARQAVLDAAGELFTGAGYAATTTRAIAERAGLRQASLYYHFPAKEDILAALLAETVRPSLALAARLVAGEAPAAVRLWALAYADIGLLGGARHNLGALYLLPEVGSPNLARFRTERAELKAAYGRLVAASGVAPDAVAIRTDLVFGLVESIAVIRRDDPALDVEAHVREGADGVVRLVGLGEPSAELRAEAHALLATLTD